The genomic DNA AACTCCATTTAAGTGAAACAACTCCACAATATCCCTACTTCATTGAGATTTCAGATATATTAGTTTCTACATCTCACCTCAGACACTGGGAAGCTACGTAATCAGATGCGCTGAATGAGCGGAAAAGAGCCATACTGATCCGCGTATCATAAGTCAGTCGTGTACCTTTACTGAAGGAAAAGGGAGAGGAGACTAACTAGTCAATATAATAGAACATGACCTCAGCAATTAATAACTTCAACTTCTGAGTTGAACAgaaaaaggaggaggagaaaaaaaagaaagaacattGGGAGTTGAATAGAAATCTAACCCATCCTCACAGTCGGGATTCAGTGAAGCCATTGTTTCAGACCCAATCGAAACAAGATGAGCTGTCCGCATCTCGTGCAGCTCAGGTATAACAATCTCTACCACCTGTGCCAAACCAGTGAAAATAAATCCTCATTAATATTATTagagaatattaaaaaaagaaaaaaaaaatcactgtTCAAGATGATGCCACGAGTAGGTGTAAACTTCTGCAGGTATAAACAATGCTAAAAGCAATAATTGAGAGTAAGGTGATACTATTATTGTAAAGCTGAGTAACTTACTTCACAGCCATAGGTCTTGGTCAGCTGATTAAGAATATCTTCACACTTATCGGAGATATCAGTTGTATGTACATCATTAAACCACTGCATGAGATTGCTTGTAGATAAATAGAGCTGATTATAATCTATTTAATGTAACTCCAGTCAGTAAAATAAGAATGAATATGAATTACCCCAGTATATTTTCCAAGTCTCAAGGACCCGATTTCACTTGCTGCCAAATTAGGCAAACAAGGCGGGGCCTGTGAAGAGTAGGCAAGATCAGTGTTATTATTTAAAAGAGCAGAACGACAGCCCATTATGTGGCTATAGAGTAAAGAAGATTGGGCAGTATGCTTCAAGTTATCTAAGTTCGTAAGATTAATCAACATTCTGATATCACCACAGCATTAAAAGGAAAAGCGAAAGAGATAACTAATCAAGATTATGATAGATACGAACTTTTCTGCAGAATTAAAAGTGAAATCAGCGATTCATCTAAGGTTTCTGATTCAAAAAGTAGCCGGTCTCTGATGATTATCAGGATATagttacttaaatgtgcaatTCTAAGGTTTTTAGGCTGCTCCGGGATCTATGGACTTACCGGTCTCAAGCTGATTCTATCTGCAGGAGATGCCCCGAGAATAGCAGCATACCTAGCGTATAAAGCAAGGtcagaaaaagaatataaaaccATTCTGAAATAAGTCAACATGCATAAATCTCCAACGTGTATGATCCCTTAAAATATAGCACGAAGAGTTGAAAAATGCTTAAAAATTCTCAACAAAATTCTTTTATCTACTTGAATAGACTAGATCCAAAAGATTTCATCTGGTATGagtgttcttttttattaatccCAAAGGACTCGAGAGAGTTTCGAACTAAAGAATCCATGGATATGGGTTCTGTTATGGCCGAGGAAAATGGCAATTGGCAAATAAGTTGAATGAAATACAATAGAGTAACTCTGGAATTACCATACATGGAGAAAGCTTTTCAACTCAAGATGTTTAAAGTTAACAATAAGCAGCAAAATACCATGGATCAGATGCTTACACCAGCATGACATCCTCAACAGATGATGCAATTGGTCCGATGATCTCTACAGTACCTGAATCACATAAAGACCTGCCATAAAACCAAAATCCCAGGAAATAgtgtaaaaatgaaatttcgtGTCAATAAAATCACAAACTAAACCTGATCTCTTTTCAACATGCTTGAACTGAGAAAACAACAAAACTAATCTGCCTTATATAATTCAGAAATATAACGATTACATACATTACATCCAAGAAACTATTAGTATTTGGCCAAAAAATAGAAACTATAGCCTTCAACATAAACAATATATAACTACACTAACCCAGTCATATCGGTTCGCCCATACGTTGTTTTCAAGCCCACCACACCACAAAGGGAAGATGGAATTCTAATTGAACCTGCCTTTCACATGAATTCAAATAATTAGgatgcttaattaattaatgtaagCTTGACTACAGAGGTTATTCGTACAACCTCCACCGTCAGTTCCAAGAGCAGCAGAGCATAGTCCAGAAGCTACAATTGCTGCAGGTCCTGATGAAGATCCACCCGTGTACCTATCTAGTGCATGAGGGTTTCTTGTTGTTCTGCATATGAATAAACATTGAGGTAAGTAATCTTTATCATCACTAAATTCATCATAAAATTAGGCCATTAACTAAATTGTCGTATATATTGCAGATTTTTGAAAAACTAACCCATAGTTCGGATTATTTCCAGTTGTTCCCATTCCCAACTCATGCATATTTGCCTTGCCCACAAAGATCACACCGCAACTTCGCAATCTCGAGACGGAGACTGCATCTGCATTGGTCGAACGGACTTCATCCATCCATGTAGTTGCGCCTGTAATATGAGATAATTTTACATTACAAGCTGGAAATCttgaaagaggaaaaaattaaCCTGGTTCTCGTTTGAGTATTAAAAGAAGTtggataattttatatttaccaCACATCttaaaaagagggaaaaaaaaaataaattaaagctgCTCTGAGTTGTGTATCTATAGAAGTTAAAAGGTATTATGTCTTGAGTGCGATTTGCCACAACCTAGGTCAACCAGTGTGACCGCTAATGTGCTCGAAAAACAGGCCCAAAGTTACCTGAATTCATCAGCCAGTGCATTATTCATATGCCAGGATGTAGCACCACAAGCATTAGTTTGCCAACAATAAAGAGGAGGAAAAGAAGGTGAGCCGGCACTTACCCTTAGCTATAAAAGGGTAAAGGCCTATGTCATCCTTTATGGCCACAAAAATCCCATCCAATGTCGATAATGGCCTCCCTGAATAAGAAACCATTGGGTTTGGTTAATCAGAAAAATCTGAAGATTAAGAGAAGATCAGTACTCCCCAGAAGAACCAAGTGGAAGAAAAACCATACCTTCTTCAAACCTCTTAGTAGATGCCACAGCTTGTTTTCGAACTTCTTCAGCATCAAAGGTTATTAAGAGAGGTGCTGGAGGTTTTTCGTTATTGAAATCCTCAATAACTGCAATGATGCGTTCTGCCACCTAGAATTATAAAACATAAATCTTTTGTCTTTGCATTATTTATTTGCCAAGAAGAACTTTTCTATGATGCTTATGAAGTTGACTTACCATTGATGGGGTGACAAGACTAGAGCGGTATGCATAAGCAAAATCACGTATCTTCCAATATCGGAATTCAGTCAGCTCAGAATTCAAGGAATCGGCAGGATTGTATTCTGGAAGACATTTTAGAGCAGTTTCGACCCGCTCTTCAGGTTTCCCATCTTCTTCCAATAGAAACGTACCAGGCTCTGGATCTGAAAGATAATAACTACATtaaaaagggagaaaagaaaatagttaAGAAACTTCCAATAATATATACCAAGTTTAGTAAACTAGAAGTCTACCCTCTGCTTCATAAACATTCCGAGAACTTCAGCTAAAGATTGGTAACGGCAAGAAAAAACACGAAAGTGGTGCAGTATAAGATGAGAACCTTGAGGAGGAAATTCGGGTTTGAACATCGGGGCCTCTGGTATAACAGTATTCCTCAAAGTCTGTCATATGAAACAGCATCATTACTCTACTTATTCTTCAAAGCAGGACTTTGCCCATTGGTATTAAATTGTGCAAGATTTACTCATAATGGAGATAGCAGGTATGGGAGATCAGATTCCACACCTCAACCATCTtgttctgcttcttcaagtagGATATAATGGCTGGACCAATTACCGGCGCTTCGATAATCTTGATGAACAACTTCAATACGAGACCAGTCAAGTGGGGAGCTGAAAATCATCAGACCGCAATTTTGAACTTCACAAGGTGCAGGACTAATTTAAATTGTTTGATCACATCAAGTAAATTGCAGAGCGGCGGTTCTACTCACAGAAACTTTGCAAGGGTCCCAACGTTCATACCCATATATAGATTCACATCGAATGTACATTACAGGAAATGTAGCTGACCTTGGATGACTTCGGGTTCATACTTGACTGCAGACAAGTCGACATCCTTCGCCGGCAGCATAACACGCTTCTTGCCCATCTCCCAAAAATTGGCCTTGCACAAGGAAAAACACAGAGTCGTCACAGAGACGTGATCAGACAAATGATCGTGAAAGGCTGAGAAGTTTTCATACCTTAAAGCCAGAATTTTGCTGACagtgaagagaaagagagacgGAGACGTCCTGcttttttggttgaaaaaCTCAAAGGGTGCCTATATCTGCTTAGCTACCCATGTACACGAAAGCAATTAGAGTGCCCGCCAAGACGAGAAAGGTGAGATTGGTGTTGAAATTGACGagctcagagagagagagtagctCACTGATTTGTCGGGTTCTTCTGTGTAGGCAGCACCATTTGCCGTCCGCTTCAACCACCATATTCAATTCGATCGTCATCTCTCTCTCGGTGGTTGGAGCAATAAGGAGCAAAGGGTCAAAGACAAACGCAGTGAATTCAGCCCTCTTTTTCCATCGTCTCTTTAATTTCCCCTGTTTCTCGGGAGGGCGATCTTGGGTTTGGTGTAATTGCAGCGAGCTGAGGAGATGCAAAATTGCAGACAAGCTAACGACACTAGAAAGGAAACATTGGATCGGACCCCGAGTAGAGTcaattttactacttttcggagTTCAATCTCCTCACATAAAATATATGGACCCGAGTCGAGCGGGACCGATTGCCTTGACATGCCCGCTTTGATGCGGAGTAGTCCCGGTCACTCATTGTATCTCCGCTCATCAATGTCAAAGAAGGATTAAATCCGCATCGTGAGCATGAATCGGGTGCGATATTTCGTTTGCTCATGTGTCTCTAGCTTCTCAAAATTAGCCTGCTGGCATGCCATGAACAGTAACCTGTGAAGTGGCCCCAGGACATCGAAATGACGAAACCTTGTTGCAAGTTAGGTGGGCGAAGGACAATGATGGATTTAATTTAAACATATGGAAGCGAGTAAAACCACAAGGATCGGAGAAATGAGAACATCAATGGTACGAGATCGCAGATAGGAATGAGAAGTTCGGATTCAAGGATTCGGGTAAAATCTGCATATATGTAGTGCCAGGTGTGTCGCTTATCCGAGTGTAATCTGATTATCGGAGCAGTGATATGACCGACAGCTCCGATGATGAGTCGTTTCCGGGTGGCTGTTTCAGGTTGTAGTAGCTCATCCACCACATGAGGTGAAAAGGGAAACTCCTCCCTAGTTAAGGCATGCTCTGATAATGGAAATTCTCCAATTTCTTCTGAAAAATGTACTCTCCTATACCCGGCAAGGAAGGAATCTTCTGCACGAACGCTATTCGCGGACCAGAATCCTCATATTACAACCTTTTTATTTGCAGTTGAATCGGGACACTCTCACTCATTACGGCTGGTGATTGACAGTGACCAAACAGAAGCAACAATTTTCCAGCTTCAGTTTGCTTGCAAGACATCGAAGAATGATGCAGGTCTCTTCCGAGAAGAACATAGTTCCTGGACACATGAGAGAATTGCTTATGAATAAGTTTCGTTGCCAATGCCAAAATTCGGTACAAAGAAATCGAGTTTGCTGGGAATCGAATCCTCAAATAAAGTAGGACATCTCCTACGTTATCCATTATTTACCTCAACTGCGTAAGCAAGACGTAGAATAGAAGCTTCACCCCATGGACGGCCCATGAATTGCAGACCAATTGGGAGGCCCTGTTTATCATACCCAACCTGAAAATCCcagattaaattaattaagaattgAAGCTTGAATGACATGACTTGAGCTCAAAAGTCAGTGCTTGGACTTGAGTAGGTCTCGAGATTGACTCGTTTTGAGCCCAAAAGTCAGTGCTTAGATATCAATGTTCAGCATTTTCACCAGATAAATATTATGATCAAGCGAGGTAATTATTGAGAGAATGCCTGACGTGCCCACACTTACAGGGACAGTAATAGCAGGGAAACCCAGGAAGTTTGCTGCAACAGTAAACCGCATAAGACTACCTGAAAAATCAATGGAGTTTGCATTATCACAAGAAAGAGTTTCCAAAACTGAACAGAACTACATCGACAAGCATAATCTATCAAAAGTTCCACAAATTTTTCTCGGAGCAAGTTCAGAGGGCAATAGTGAATCATCAAGTTACCTATGTGGTTTGTTTGCTAAAGCTTCTCATTTTCAGCTGTCATGCAAGTTAAAGCAGTTGGAATATCAAATGTTGCCCAGTTTTCCCCAATTCAATCTTTCACATATGGAAGATAGGTGAATGATTTTTAATTATGGTAGCTGTTTCTCGTGAAGGATTTAAAACATATAGAGCCAAAAGACTTGAAGATAAAAATTGCAGGAACAGTAGTATATGAGGGACAAAAAGATTCATAGAAAAATCAACCACGAATATATAGTGGTAAGCTCTGTGATCTAATTCTTGTACTCTAAATACTTCGCGCCAACAAAATGACTAATCAACCTGTGACTGGCAGATTCGTCTCGCCAGATGTGAGAGCGCTAGGTGGTATTTCAGGCGCTGTCATTCTGTAAGAGTGCATAAATCACATTATCTCAGTAATATGGTTGCAAATAGAGCAAACGGAAAGGTCATGTGATATATGCATCAGTTACTTACCCAGTTGTGGGCGATACTATGACATcaacttttttgaaaatatccaTGTGATGGTGCATCATTCTTCGTCTAAGATCACTCATGAAGTGTCATTGTGAAACCCAAAAATATATACGTGAAAAAGCATTATAAAGGCACATACATTTACTAAATTGAGTACTACATCTCACAAACTAAGTGTTCTGTCATTCATTGTGAATGTGAGATCAAGGTCTTCTCTGATAATGTATGATTCATTTACAATCCTAAAACCTTCTACTTTCTGAAACTTGCctattttcaaattaaggggaaaaaatttaaacattaattactctcttgaaaaaaaaatgagctCTTTCAGGAAAATAAAGTAGGAGACCAAAACTGTTTTCCCTCACCTAAGACACTGCGCAGCAACATAATCTGAAGCACTAAACGACTTCAATAGTGCTATATTTATCCGTGTATCATATGTGAACTTCGCACCTTTACTGCATAAGAAATATAATTGTTAGTCGGATTTGTTTTGGTTAGTAATCGAAATTGAGGAATCCTTCTTCAAAGATGTAAGTTTCATGGATGTAAAAATTGTTTCAGGAGGCATTGAAAAAATAACCCGCTGTCCTCCCAGTAAGGATCCAATGAATGTATCATGTCAGTGCCCATTGCAACTACATGAGCAGTGTGCATCTCGAGCAACTCTGGTATTACAATCTCTACTACCTTGCACAACACAAAGTTACGAATTGCCTCAGGATGAGAAATTGTGTACACCATATTTAATAAAGACCTAAAAAGCGAAGGTGCAAGTATCATGAGAAAGTGGTGTAAATGAAATGAcagtattaattttattttgatgctACAATGAACTATGAAGAACTGTTTTTTTGTTCCATCTATGATGAATATAAGGACAAAAAGTCTACCTTGTGCGGGGTTAGCTGCTGTTTTCTTTTGAGTTCTGGTGATctctttgtttggttttggttTCTTAACtccattttttatattagaaCAAACCACTCCATAGGATGTTCTGAACCTACCATGCCTTGGACACTAGCTTCTAGAGCTACTCAATTAGCTACTTGTAAAGTGCAACTCAGCGATTTCTTTTCCCAGTttcctaaattttttaaatgaaatacaGGAAAGCTTCCTCTGTCTTTGAAAATTAGGTGGACAATTATGAAGCATATGAAAGCAGAGAGGGCTTACTTCACAGCCATGGATCTTTGAGAGCTGACTGAGGATATCTTCACATGTATCAGAGATATCAGTTGAGTGTACGTCGTTAAACCACTGAAAAAGTGATGAACATAAATTCATGAATAAGCTTGATATTATCAGGAGTGACCAGAATAACTAAAATCAGCAGAAAAAAACTGTTCAATTACCGTGGTATACTTCCCAAGTCTCACTGGCCCGAAAATATCAGAGTTTTGCAGATTGGGCAGACAAGGCACAGACTGCAGAAAGTAGCACTTAAATGTTCAAGAGGAGCAAAAGAGAACAGAGTTTTTTAATCGTTCTAGAGCTCAATTCACATTGATCAACAATAAAGGAGGAATTGCATGGTATTGAAAGCACTAATGGGAAGTTGATTAGTCAATGAAACCACAAGATAAGCCCAGGATTCTTGCACTTACAGGTTGCAAGCAGATTCTATCGGCAGGAGAGGCACCGAGAATAGCAGCATACctagaaaaagtaaaaaccaAATAAACTGAGGGACGTTTTTAAACTGCTGAAGTTTTACATTGGTAAATACTAAAGCAACAACTGAAAGATGGACATCAGAGAACTGTTAACATATTTTTCAGCAAAGATATACTAGTACTAGTCTAAATGCTCAGGCTTTTTGGCTCTTTGTCGCTTGCAGCAGAATTAGAAGGATACAACTGACAAAGTTTTAAAAGATTACTGCTcaatgaaaaaggaaatgcTTACACCAGCATGGCATCTTCCACAGTTGATGTAATTGGTCCAATAATTTCCACAGTGCTAAAATCACAGAATGACCTACACAAGTAAAAAATCTACTTGTgttaaaagaaataatctTAGAATCACGGAAAATTGGCTTGTTCTAAGACTGTTGAGGCTTCCGTCAGAATGTGGTAGTTCTTTCCAAAATGTTGCTGACCCGCCAATATCTGTTCGTCCAAATGTTGACTTCAAGCCCACCACCCCGCATAGGGAAGAAGGAATACGCACTGAACCTGTCTTTCTCGAAGTTAAAGTATTAGCATGTTATCTCTGCAAAGAAAGTGCAGTATAACAATATGTGTAACAGTACAACCTCCTGCATCGGTTCCAAGTGCAGCGGGACATAGCCCAGAAGCTACAATTGCTGCTGATCCTGAGGAAGATCCTCCCGTATATCTGTCTAGATCATGAGGGTTTCTTGCAGTTCTGCAAAAGAAACAAcagaaaatttcttttttggatgaaAGGGCATTCAAGATCATGTTAGCTAAAGTAGTGATGTACATATTACATCATGCTTAATGTATTAGGCTGGCACAACTTATTACCAGCTTAAGCATTTAAAAACTTAGTCGGTTGACACCATTGAAACACAGGTATTTGAAGTGAGCCTTGGTAACTCCtgattttgtttatttgttcGGTCTCATTCGTTAGTTCGATGTTCGTCCAGGTCAAGGTAATGGCCAATTAATAGAAGGGCCAATAGGCAGCATAGAAAATACATGACTTATGCCAACTGAAAAAGTACCATATGACCGAGTCACAGCCAAGTAGCACAATTTTGACGGTGTTAAAATGGAATGGCAGAGCACACTACATTCCTAACAACACCAAATCGCATTAGACAACCTCTAG from Punica granatum isolate Tunisia-2019 chromosome 2, ASM765513v2, whole genome shotgun sequence includes the following:
- the LOC116196377 gene encoding fatty acid amide hydrolase isoform X1 — encoded protein: MGKKRVMLPAKDVDLSAVKYEPEVIQAPHLTGLVLKLFIKIIEAPVIGPAIISYLKKQNKMVETLRNTVIPEAPMFKPEFPPQDPEPGTFLLEEDGKPEERVETALKCLPEYNPADSLNSELTEFRYWKIRDFAYAYRSSLVTPSMVAERIIAVIEDFNNEKPPAPLLITFDAEEVRKQAVASTKRFEEGRPLSTLDGIFVAIKDDIGLYPFIAKGATTWMDEVRSTNADAVSVSRLRSCGVIFVGKANMHELGMGTTGNNPNYGTTRNPHALDRYTGGSSSGPAAIVASGLCSAALGTDGGGSIRIPSSLCGVVGLKTTYGRTDMTGSLCDSGTVEIIGPIASSVEDVMLVYAAILGASPADRISLRPAPPCLPNLAASEIGSLRLGKYTGWFNDVHTTDISDKCEDILNQLTKTYGCEVVEIVIPELHEMRTAHLVSIGSETMASLNPDCEDGKGTRLTYDTRISMALFRSFSASDYVASQCLRRRVMHHHMEIFKKVDFIVTPTTGMTAPKIPTSALKYGETDMQVTGYLMRFILAGNLLGLPAVSVPVGYDKQGLPIGLQLIGRPWGEASLLRLASAVEELSAGSKKRPASFYDVLKTN
- the LOC116196378 gene encoding fatty acid amide hydrolase-like isoform X2 → MGKKRVMVPAESLDLSAVKYEPPVVQGPHLTGFLFKLFAKLVEAPVIGSLMISSMKKQMKMDFLKMTEVPESPMFRPEFPPQEPEPNVVLLDEDCKPEDRTDFALKCLPDYSPPSSLNREHSAFRYWKIRDYAYAYRSKLVTPATVAERIIAIIEELSQRNPPAPLLISFDAEDVRKQAAASTKRFEEGKPLSVLDGIFIAIKDDIGCYPYISKVGTRWLHKVSSDNGDAACVSKLRSCGVVLLGKANMHEVRMGASGNNPNYGTARNPHDLDRYTGGSSSGSAAIVASGLCPAALGTDAGGSVRIPSSLCGVVGLKSTFGRTDIGGSFCDFSTVEIIGPITSTVEDAMLVYAAILGASPADRICLQPSVPCLPNLQNSDIFGPVRLGKYTTWFNDVHSTDISDTCEDILSQLSKIHGCEVVEIVIPELLEMHTAHVVAMGTDMIHSLDPYWEDSGKGAKFTYDTRINIALLKSFSASDYVAAQCLRRRMMHHHMDIFKKVDVIVSPTTGMTAPEIPPSALTSGETNLPVTAENEKL
- the LOC116196378 gene encoding fatty acid amide hydrolase-like isoform X1, giving the protein MGKKRVMVPAESLDLSAVKYEPPVVQGPHLTGFLFKLFAKLVEAPVIGSLMISSMKKQMKMDFLKMTEVPESPMFRPEFPPQEPEPNVVLLDEDCKPEDRTDFALKCLPDYSPPSSLNREHSAFRYWKIRDYAYAYRSKLVTPATVAERIIAIIEELSQRNPPAPLLISFDAEDVRKQAAASTKRFEEGKPLSVLDGIFIAIKDDIGCYPYISKVGTRWLHKVSSDNGDAACVSKLRSCGVVLLGKANMHEVRMGASGNNPNYGTARNPHDLDRYTGGSSSGSAAIVASGLCPAALGTDAGGSVRIPSSLCGVVGLKSTFGRTDIGGSFCDFSTVEIIGPITSTVEDAMLVYAAILGASPADRICLQPSVPCLPNLQNSDIFGPVRLGKYTTWFNDVHSTDISDTCEDILSQLSKIHGCEVVEIVIPELLEMHTAHVVAMGTDMIHSLDPYWEDSGKGAKFTYDTRINIALLKSFSASDYVAAQCLRRRMMHHHMDIFKKVDVIVSPTTGMTAPEIPPSALTSGETNLPVTGSLMRFTVAANFLGFPAITVPVGYDKQGLPIGLQFMGRPWGEASILRLAYAVEELCSSRKRPASFFDVLQAN
- the LOC116196377 gene encoding fatty acid amide hydrolase isoform X2; translated protein: MGKKRVMLPAKDVDLSAVKYEPEVIQAPHLTGLVLKLFIKIIEAPVIGPAIISYLKKQNKMVETLRNTVIPEAPMFKPEFPPQDPEPGTFLLEEDGKPEERVETALKCLPEYNPADSLNSELTEFRYWKIRDFAYAYRSSLVTPSMVAERIIAVIEDFNNEKPPAPLLITFDAEEVRKQAVASTKRFEEGRPLSTLDGIFVAIKDDIGLYPFIAKGATTWMDEVRSTNADAVSVSRLRSCGVIFVGKANMHELGMGTTGNNPNYGTTRNPHALDRYTGGSSSGPAAIVASGLCSAALGTDGGGSIRIPSSLCGVVGLKTTYGRTDMTGSLCDSGTVEIIGPIASSVEDVMLVYAAILGASPADRISLRPWFNDVHTTDISDKCEDILNQLTKTYGCEVVEIVIPELHEMRTAHLVSIGSETMASLNPDCEDGKGTRLTYDTRISMALFRSFSASDYVASQCLRRRVMHHHMEIFKKVDFIVTPTTGMTAPKIPTSALKYGETDMQVTGYLMRFILAGNLLGLPAVSVPVGYDKQGLPIGLQLIGRPWGEASLLRLASAVEELSAGSKKRPASFYDVLKTN